One window from the genome of Nitrosopumilus sp. encodes:
- a CDS encoding PD-(D/E)XK nuclease family protein: MANFTQMLKIREPVLLDREDGHWYQTKFDKIYPSISTILSATAPEHKKNGLAMWKENEPAHEYITKQAQDIGTQSHKMIEDYLSNTLSMEDFDLLPIAHFHNLKPFLENISNVTCIEQRMYSDKLKVAGTSDLIAEYNGELSIIDYKTKRKPQVDEYMYEYYLQTTCYAHMFHEVTGQKINQVVILVSSEKNTRQEFIKTCDDYVQPMMERIEKYYLNNLD, from the coding sequence GTGGCAAATTTTACACAAATGCTAAAGATCCGTGAGCCCGTATTATTGGATAGAGAAGATGGTCATTGGTATCAAACCAAATTTGATAAAATTTATCCTTCCATCAGCACGATTCTATCTGCTACTGCCCCTGAGCATAAAAAAAATGGTTTAGCTATGTGGAAAGAAAATGAACCCGCTCATGAATACATTACAAAACAAGCTCAAGACATTGGTACACAATCTCACAAAATGATTGAAGATTACTTGAGTAATACTTTGTCCATGGAAGACTTTGATTTATTGCCTATTGCCCATTTTCACAATCTAAAACCATTTCTTGAGAATATTTCAAATGTCACATGTATTGAACAACGAATGTATTCAGATAAACTAAAAGTTGCTGGTACAAGTGATTTAATTGCTGAATACAATGGTGAACTCTCTATCATAGACTATAAAACAAAAAGAAAACCTCAAGTTGATGAATACATGTATGAATACTACTTGCAGACCACATGCTATGCTCATATGTTTCACGAAGTTACAGGACAAAAAATTAATCAAGTAGTTATTTTAGTAAGCAGTGAAAAAAATACTAGACAAGAATTTATCAAAACATGTGATGATTATGTTCAACCTATGATGGAACGTATAGAAAAATATTATTTGAACAACTTGGACTAA
- a CDS encoding rhodanese-like domain-containing protein translates to MANKITANDLKIQQSNFVIIDVREADELSGGVISDSVHMPLGLSIRNAKKKQIEDLRNKKICTYCGTGYRGNIAADELIKEGFDAVTLDGGYGSWNQS, encoded by the coding sequence ATGGCAAACAAAATCACTGCAAATGATTTAAAAATACAACAAAGTAATTTTGTCATTATTGATGTCCGAGAGGCAGATGAGTTATCTGGGGGAGTTATATCTGACTCTGTCCATATGCCATTGGGACTATCCATTAGAAATGCAAAGAAAAAACAAATAGAAGATTTGAGAAACAAGAAAATTTGTACCTATTGTGGTACTGGCTATAGAGGAAATATTGCTGCTGATGAATTGATTAAGGAGGGTTTCGATGCAGTTACTCTAGATGGCGGATACGGTTCTTGGAATCAATCTTAA